In Haematobia irritans isolate KBUSLIRL chromosome 1, ASM5000362v1, whole genome shotgun sequence, a genomic segment contains:
- the LOC142224002 gene encoding SLIT-ROBO Rho GTPase-activating protein 1-like, giving the protein MDENEQELKSPMKRVGSTRKVFLFNNIRQQLNEHLRCLDNRVESQVSLIQELQDLFRRRGELELEYSKNLDKLVRSLQARHKEQKQKREQWHIFSAFSSWSHLLEQTQSLSKDHATLSELYSVNIVSSLQTTIEDVQRIYKKCRSIGYDIHEEILRVLEELYATMKTYQKYEAEWKAAEVKLMTAEAQQQKLEQTIQKEKLRSSKKYRMIEKEILKRRTKYSDARMKALKAKNEYQLCLESSNTTIHKYFIDDLSDLIDCMDLGFSSMISRCLVMHVTADQGRARAILNQADNLAHVIHLIDSQQDKQKFMEQYHAAFMVPKRFEFQGQFSNDLLEQSVQKELYVDMEHRLQLIGQRLNSLRTESEEIWKTLEMAEVKLLEHFNSKDCDVSPAFVEHNKSLLQKGGASMAFNPKLKAEKEEVEDFYINKIREYIRGTSRIARLDAKAKYLREMLITDNNAAFTREILEHPINSKRKRIGRKNQSGRPKLFGGSLEEYLESTGEDIPLILRSCIRVINLYGLHHQGIFRVSGSQVEITNFREAFERGEDPLADTTDASDINSVAGVLKLYLRELRVPLFPKFYFESFISISEMQTKADMVKGIRQFLQNLPNSVVIVIRYLFSFLNHLSEYADENMMDAYNLAICFGPTLMPAPEDKDQVQYQNQVNELIKNMIIYHEDLFPKELGGYEYEKYISPHTLDMDVGDSPSEVLTEDPESDAYPSEDESEVLEAMAQFDFNARSSRELSLTKGDCIILRKQVSNDWWQGSVNGKEGLVPDKYISLKLKDEVRLPPQNSQSMEHLYLENSCSSSTSMLVDNKDIAKYVVNDVYFNNATNSSACNNTSVVGGLGSNNGAIYAIPHQRKTSTGSGGNGSLGGGGSGSAGGLGCSSSPSANASGDSCTDGNAYAVTSEGHLFKHFAMSHHPNATTTTNTSARSTSTTPPLPPSSTPTSATPPPVNHSSLLKFMKNNSKQYHDEPHSFENAIEFQNAYDEQVEKFETTV; this is encoded by the coding sequence ATGGACGAAAACGAACAAGAATTAAAGAGTCCCATGAAACGAGTTGGATCCACCCGCAAGGTGTTTCTCTTCAATAACATACGACAACAGTTGAACGAACACTTACGATGCTTAGATAATCGTGTTGAGTCGCAAGTATCCCTTATACAAGAGCTCCAGGACTTATTCCGGCGAAGGGGCGAACTAGAATTGGAGTACAGTAAGAATCTAGACAAACTGGTGCGCAGCCTACAGGCTAGgcataaagaacaaaaacagaaACGTGAACAGTGGCACATTTTCTCAGCGTTTAGCTCATGGTCACATTTGCTGGAGCAAACGCAATCGTTGAGCAAAGATCATGCCACACTTTCGGAATTGTATTCGGTGAATATTGTCTCCTCACTGCAGACCACCATCGAAGATGTCCAAAGGATATATAAGAAATGTCGATCCATTGGCTATGATATACATGAAGAGATTCTTCGGGTGTTGGAAGAATTATATGCCACCATGAAGACCTATCAGAAATACGAAGCCGAATGGAAGGCAGCCGAGGTGAAATTGATGACTGCCGAGGCTCAGCAACAGAAGCTGGAACAGACCATACAAAAGGAGAAACTGCGTAGCAGTAAGAAATACCGCATGATTGAGAAGGAGATATTGAAACGCCGCACTAAGTATTCCGATGCCCGCATGAAAGCGTTGAAAGCTAAAAATGAATATCAATTGTGTTTGGAATCCTCCAACACAACAatacacaaatatttcatagacGATTTGAGTGATTTAATTGACTGCATGGACTTGGGCTTCAGTTCGATGATATCACGATGTTTAGTGATGCATGTAACAGCAGACCAGGGCCGAGCAAGGGCCATCTTAAACCAGGCCGATAATTTAGCACATGTAATTCACCTAATAGATAGTCAACAAGATAAACAAAAGTTTATGGAGCAATATCATGCAGCATTTATGGTGCCCAAACGTTTCGAGTTCCAAGGACAATTCAGCAATGATTTGCTGGAGCAGAGTGTCCAGAAAGAGTTGTATGTGGATATGGAACACCGTTTGCAGTTAATTGGTCAGCGATTAAATTCGCTGCGCACCGAATCGGAGGAGATATGGAAGACTTTGGAAATGGCCGAGGTGAAACTGCTGGAACATTTTAACAGCAAGGACTGTGATGTTAGCCCCGCATTTGTGGAGCATAATAAAAGCCTTTTACAAAAGGGCGGTGCCTCGATGGCTTTTAATCCCAAACTGAAGGCTGAAAAAGAGGAAGTCGAAGACTTTTACATTAACAAAATTCGAGAGTATATTCGTGGGACTTCGCGCATAGCGCGTCTAGACGCTAAAGCAAAGTATTTAAGGGAAATGCTCATTACAGACAATAATGCTGCTTTCACGAGGGAAATACTCGAGCATCCCATCAATAGCAAGCGCAAAAGGATAGGGCGCAAAAATCAATCCGGCAGACCGAAGCTATTCGGTGGTTCCTTGGAGGAGTACTTGGAAAGTACTGGCGAAGATATACCTCTGATTCTGAGAAGTTGCATACGTGTCATAAATCTGTATGGTCTGCATCATCAGGGCATATTCCGGGTATCCGGTTCACAAGTTGAGATTACAAATTTCCGCGAAGCATTTGAGAGGGGAGAAGATCCCTTGGCCGATACCACAGATGCCTCGGACATCAATTCGGTGGCTGGTGTTTTAAAGTTGTATTTGCGTGAGCTCAGAGTTCCCCTCTTCCCGAAATTCTATTTTGAGAGCTTCATTTCCATATCGGAAATGCAGACAAAGGCCGACATGGTCAAGGGTATAAGACAGTTCTTGCAAAACCTTCCCAATTCTGTTGTCATAGTCATACGCTATCTGTTCTCTTTCCTCAATCATCTGTCCGAGTATGCCGACGAGAATATGATGGATGCCTACAACTTAGCCATATGTTTTGGACCCACACTAATGCCCGCGCCCGAAGACAAAGATCAAGTTCAATATCAGAACCAAGTAAACGAATTAATCAAGAACATGATTATCTATCACGAAGATCTGTTCCCCAAGGAATTGGGTGGCTACGaatacgaaaaatatatatcgcCCCACACCCTGGACATGGATGTGGGCGATTCACCCTCAGAGGTGCTCACCGAAGATCCTGAGTCTGATGCCTATCCCTCCGAAGATGAATCGGAGGTTCTGGAAGCCATGGCCCAGTTCGACTTCAATGCTCGCTCCAGTCGGGAGCTTTCATTGACCAAAGGTGATTGTATAATACTGCGAAAGCAAGTCTCAAATGATTGGTGGCAGGGTTCGGTGAATGGCAAGGAGGGTCTAGTGCCCGACAAATACATATCGTTAAAGCTCAAAGATGAAGTACGTCTACCCCCACAAAATTCACAATCTATGGAACATTTGTACTTAGAGAATTCATGCTCTTCATCAACTTCAATGTTAGTAGACAATAAAGATATCGCAAAGTATGTTGTCAATGATGTTTATTTTAACAATGCCACAAACAGCTCAGCCTGTAATAACACATCGGTGGTTGGTGGTTTAGGTAGTAATAATGGTGCTATTTATGCTATACCCCATCAACGTAAAACTAGTACCGGCAGTGGTGGAAATGGATCACTTGGTGGTGGTGGCAGCGGCAGTGCTGGTGGTCTAGGTTGCTCATCATCTCCATCCGCTAATGCTTCTGGTGATTCATGTACAGATGGTAACGCTTATGCTGTCACAAGTGAAGGTCATTTATTTAAACACTTTGCTATGTCCCACCATCCTAATGCTACTACAACTACTAATACATCCGCTAGATCTACATCTACTACACCCCCTCTTCCCCCCAGTAGTACACCCACATCCGCTACGCCTCCTCCAGTCAATCATTCATCCCtattgaaatttatgaaaaacaacaGCAAACAATATCACGACGAGCCACACTCCTTTGAGAATGCAATTGAATTTCAAAATGCCTACGATGAACAGGTTGAAAAATTCGAAACGACCGTATAA